A region of the Burkholderia pyrrocinia genome:
AGGTGAAGTCATGCGCGGAATGTAGCAGCCCCGAACAGGAGCTGGAACCTGACAAGTATGACAGCGTGACGTTGTCGGAGAACGAATGGAACTGCGCTGGCAGGATGCCTATCAACAATTCAGCGCCGCGGAAGACGAGCAGCAGCTCTTCCAGCGGATCGCCGCCTATTCCAGGCGGCTGGGATTCGAATATTGCTGTTACGGCATTCGCGTGCCGCTGCCGGTGTCGAAGCCGTCGGTAGCGATCTTCGATACCTATCCGGACGGCTGGATGGCGCACTACCAGGCGCGCAACTACATCGAGGTCGATTCGACGGTGCGCGACGGCGCACACAGCACCAACATGATCGTCTGGCCGGATGTCGACCGGATCGATCCGAGCCCGCTGTGGCAGGACGCGCGCGAATTCGGGTTGTCGGTGGGTGTCGCGCAGTCGAGCTGGGCGGCCCGCGGTGCGTTCGGGCTGCTGAGCATCGCGCGCCACGCCGACCGGCTGACGCCTGCCGAGATCAACATGCTGACGCTGCAGACGAACTGGCTCGCGAACCTGTCGCACTCGCTGATGAGCCGCTTCATGGTGCCGAAGCTGTCGCCCGCGGCGGGCGTCACGCTGACCGCGCGGGAGCGCGAGGTGCTGTGCTGGACGGCCGAAGGCAAGACCGCATGCGAAATCGGCCAGATCCTCAGCATCTCGGAGCGGACGGTTAACTTCCACGTCAACAACATCCTCGAGAAGCTCGGCGCGACTAACAAGGTCCAGGCGGTCGTCAAGGCGATCTCGGCCGGGCTCATCGAGGCATCCTGACGCAGGCGAGGGCGGCGGCGAATACGGCTGTCGCCGTGCCGCTCACTCCATCAGCGGTTCCGCTTCCTTCGCGGTCCAGCTCACGCTGGAAATGCTCTTCTCCATGCTCATCCGGCTCGCGATCTGCTCGAGCTTCTGCTGATCCTTCGGATGCAGCTTCAGCGTCGCGGTCACTTTCAGCCGGTCCGGCTGGTCGGGCACGTCTTCGCTCGTCAGGCTCTGGAACGACAGCGGCTTCGCGTACATCGCGTTCGACAGCAGCGTGCGGATGTGCACTTCGTCGGCGGCCAGGCAGATCACGGTGATCTG
Encoded here:
- a CDS encoding autoinducer binding domain-containing protein: MELRWQDAYQQFSAAEDEQQLFQRIAAYSRRLGFEYCCYGIRVPLPVSKPSVAIFDTYPDGWMAHYQARNYIEVDSTVRDGAHSTNMIVWPDVDRIDPSPLWQDAREFGLSVGVAQSSWAARGAFGLLSIARHADRLTPAEINMLTLQTNWLANLSHSLMSRFMVPKLSPAAGVTLTAREREVLCWTAEGKTACEIGQILSISERTVNFHVNNILEKLGATNKVQAVVKAISAGLIEAS